The Candidatus Krumholzibacteriota bacterium genome contains a region encoding:
- a CDS encoding DUF72 domain-containing protein: MKKIFIRFSMIRMRGENNIGTDIYIGPAGWSYQDWTGKVYPPGKKIDHLLYISKYFNCIELNSSFYRVPSRSLVSSWHDRLGDSKGFRLNVKLHQKFTHERDISSAAVGSFIDRFSPLAESGLLGAYLMQFPWSFRMNDENTRYLARLAGHFRGHPLAAEVRHGSWACGEALEIFEENKIAFCNIDQPVIGDSLGPTNHVTDPSTGYIRLHGRNHSNWFRKEAGRDARYDYLYTTREIGEWHERAKKMAGKVKELFIITNNHFQGQALANALQIRALIENGRVEVPPALQRSYPHLRDISLTGPDTLDLSL, from the coding sequence TTGAAAAAGATCTTTATTCGTTTCAGTATGATAAGAATGCGGGGGGAAAATAACATCGGTACCGATATCTATATAGGTCCGGCCGGCTGGTCATACCAGGACTGGACGGGAAAGGTCTATCCGCCCGGAAAAAAGATCGACCATCTCCTTTACATCTCGAAATATTTTAACTGCATAGAATTGAACAGTTCTTTCTATCGCGTTCCCTCAAGATCTCTCGTATCAAGCTGGCATGACCGGCTGGGCGATTCCAAGGGGTTCAGACTGAACGTGAAACTCCATCAGAAGTTCACCCATGAAAGGGATATCTCCTCTGCCGCTGTCGGATCGTTTATTGACAGGTTTTCCCCCCTCGCCGAAAGCGGGCTGCTCGGCGCGTATCTCATGCAGTTTCCCTGGTCATTCAGGATGAACGATGAGAACACCAGGTACCTTGCCCGGCTCGCCGGACATTTCAGAGGACATCCGCTCGCCGCTGAGGTCCGGCACGGCTCATGGGCCTGCGGGGAAGCTCTTGAGATATTCGAGGAAAATAAGATCGCCTTCTGCAACATAGACCAGCCGGTCATAGGTGATTCGCTCGGACCGACGAACCATGTCACTGATCCCTCGACAGGATATATCCGGCTTCACGGCAGAAACCATTCGAACTGGTTCAGGAAAGAGGCGGGAAGAGATGCGAGGTACGATTATCTATACACTACCCGGGAGATCGGAGAATGGCATGAGCGCGCGAAGAAGATGGCGGGAAAAGTCAAAGAGCTTTTTATAATAACAAACAATCATTTCCAGGGCCAGGCTCTCGCGAACGCCCTTCAGATCAGGGCGCTCATCGAAAACGGCAGGGTCGAGGTCCCGCCCGCCCTTCAGCGATCGTACCCTCACCTGCGTGACATTTCGCTGACCGGACCGGACACGCTCGATCTCTCCCTTTGA
- a CDS encoding fibronectin type III domain-containing protein, with product MWRVAILFLLFSIIIVPACSNEHGDSPAAFLFDAPERPTGLSVTPGVNSALLEWDYPAELLDEVRVFRIYYFYESYGVAELVDSTEVTSYVDEDLIGNMVYCYRVSAVNMSGLEGWRSETVCEMVDAPSP from the coding sequence ATGTGGCGTGTTGCAATATTATTCCTTTTATTCTCGATTATTATCGTTCCGGCGTGCAGCAATGAACATGGAGATTCACCTGCCGCCTTTTTATTCGATGCTCCGGAAAGGCCGACCGGCCTTTCAGTGACTCCGGGAGTGAACAGCGCCTTGCTGGAATGGGATTACCCTGCTGAATTGCTCGACGAGGTAAGGGTCTTCAGGATCTATTATTTCTACGAGTCGTATGGTGTCGCGGAACTGGTAGATTCTACTGAAGTTACGAGTTACGTCGACGAGGACCTGATCGGGAATATGGTTTACTGCTACAGGGTCTCCGCCGTCAATATGAGCGGCTTGGAGGGATGGCGCAGCGAGACAGTATGTGAAATGGTCGACGCGCCTTCTCCCTAG
- a CDS encoding glycosyltransferase family 39 protein, producing MKEMDRVRREWMILAAIIFIAALMRFVRLGHQSFWVDEILTIGSYASPPAPISYWRKILWDMHGPLYSLVMHFWSIAGKSEAWLRTPGAIAGVLSVFFIYRWVRMIATGTVALTAAWILALNPLHIYYSQELRFYSLLILFVTLSMIAFRGFLERPGRRSGIILGITLGLACLSHFMALFLCAGLLVFILVTGKVKGDHLRYGLVAALITFAMVSPWIYREIYFLRQIEVVDISALPDESKLRGELTISRWSYPYILYAFSTGFSFGPDLRSLREASSVMALLGRYGFHLIAVSLVFGLLALRGIIMSARKGVFLLFLSILTVTIGAATLAAMLNIKVFNIRYLMSAFPVFIALLAFGVPEKKVFRIAVMAAITIIMALSAWNYHFDPLYARDDMRSGAKVIVSAEQPGDLILVPGFEPVFAHYYTGTNRVVGYIPVERGAEDTSRKIAEYVESNQRIWYIQCREWDVDPGRLAISALSRRSEQTESWEFPGVRIFLFTVHPFGLKAAGEQK from the coding sequence ATGAAAGAGATGGACAGGGTAAGGCGCGAATGGATGATCCTTGCCGCGATAATCTTCATCGCGGCGCTGATGCGTTTTGTCAGGTTGGGGCACCAGTCGTTCTGGGTCGACGAGATATTGACGATAGGTTCATACGCGTCGCCACCGGCTCCGATATCATACTGGAGAAAGATCCTCTGGGATATGCACGGCCCTCTCTATTCGCTGGTAATGCACTTCTGGAGTATTGCCGGAAAGAGCGAAGCCTGGTTGAGGACTCCGGGCGCCATTGCCGGCGTCCTTTCCGTATTCTTCATATATCGCTGGGTAAGGATGATAGCTACCGGGACCGTTGCTTTGACGGCTGCCTGGATACTTGCTCTCAATCCCCTTCATATCTACTATTCGCAGGAGCTGAGGTTCTATTCGCTGCTTATCCTCTTTGTCACCCTTTCGATGATAGCTTTCAGGGGTTTTCTCGAAAGACCCGGAAGAAGATCGGGGATAATCCTGGGGATCACCCTCGGCCTGGCCTGCCTTTCGCATTTCATGGCTCTTTTTCTCTGCGCGGGACTTCTCGTCTTCATACTGGTAACGGGGAAGGTCAAAGGCGATCACCTTCGCTATGGCCTCGTTGCGGCGCTAATAACATTTGCCATGGTATCTCCGTGGATATACAGGGAAATATATTTTCTAAGGCAGATCGAGGTCGTCGATATCTCGGCGCTTCCCGACGAATCGAAGCTGAGAGGTGAACTGACTATCAGCCGATGGTCCTATCCTTATATCCTGTATGCCTTCTCTACAGGATTCTCATTCGGCCCGGACCTTCGTAGCCTGCGAGAAGCATCCTCGGTCATGGCGCTTCTGGGAAGGTACGGTTTTCATCTCATAGCGGTCTCTCTCGTTTTCGGGCTTTTGGCGCTGCGCGGGATCATCATGTCGGCGCGAAAGGGAGTCTTTCTTCTTTTCCTTTCCATCCTGACAGTGACGATCGGAGCCGCGACCCTGGCGGCGATGCTTAATATCAAGGTGTTCAATATCAGGTATCTTATGAGCGCTTTTCCAGTTTTTATCGCTCTGCTGGCTTTCGGCGTCCCTGAAAAAAAGGTCTTCAGGATAGCTGTCATGGCGGCTATTACTATTATAATGGCACTTTCCGCGTGGAATTATCATTTCGATCCTCTCTACGCGAGAGATGATATGCGCTCGGGAGCGAAGGTGATCGTTTCGGCCGAACAGCCGGGCGATCTGATCCTCGTTCCCGGATTCGAACCGGTATTCGCGCATTATTATACGGGAACGAACCGGGTAGTGGGGTATATCCCGGTGGAAAGGGGGGCTGAGGATACCAGTCGGAAGATCGCTGAATACGTTGAAAGCAATCAAAGGATCTGGTATATCCAGTGCAGGGAATGGGATGTCGATCCGGGGCGCCTTGCGATATCAGCCCTTTCCAGGCGTTCAGAGCAGACCGAATCGTGGGAATTTCCCGGAGTGAGGATATTTCTATTCACCGTCCATCCTTTCGGCCTGAAAGCTGCCGGAGAGCAGAAATGA